CCATCAAGGCGCCGAAAGGCTCCCTGCAAGCCATTGCCCAACCGGCCTGATTTAGGAGACTCGTGAATGCAAAACCGTCATGAACTGGTCGAAAAGAATGTCACCTGGTTGGCAATCCTGACCGTTGTGGCCATCAGCTTTGGTGGCCTGGTTGAAATCGTGCCGCTGTTCTTTCAGCAGCAGACCAACGAGCCGGTAGAGGGCCTGCGTCCCTACACCGCACTGGAAATGGAAGGCCGTGACATCTACATCCGTGAAGGTTGTACCGTGTGTCACAGCCAGATGATCCGTCCGTTCCGTGCCGAAACCGAGCGTTATGGTCACTACTCCGTGGCCGGTGAAAGTGTGTGGGAGCACCCCTTCCTGTGGGGCTCCAAGCGTACCGGTCCGGATCTGGCCCGGGTGGGCGGCCGTTACTCCGACGAGTGGCACCGTGTGCACCTGCTGAATCCGCGTGATGTGGTGCCCGAGTCCAACATGCCGGCGTTCCCCTGGCTGGAAACCAATGTGCTGGACGGCAAGCATACTGCCGAGAAGCTGCGCGTTTTCCGCGACAACTTTGGTGTTCCGTACACCGACGCCGACATTGAAGGTGCCGAAGCGGCCGTGAAGGGCAAAACCGAAATGGATGCCGTCATCGCCTATCTGCAG
The Oceanimonas doudoroffii DNA segment above includes these coding regions:
- the ccoO gene encoding cytochrome-c oxidase, cbb3-type subunit II; this translates as MQNRHELVEKNVTWLAILTVVAISFGGLVEIVPLFFQQQTNEPVEGLRPYTALEMEGRDIYIREGCTVCHSQMIRPFRAETERYGHYSVAGESVWEHPFLWGSKRTGPDLARVGGRYSDEWHRVHLLNPRDVVPESNMPAFPWLETNVLDGKHTAEKLRVFRDNFGVPYTDADIEGAEAAVKGKTEMDAVIAYLQSLGHALK